The following proteins are co-located in the Paludibaculum fermentans genome:
- a CDS encoding cupin domain-containing protein, with protein sequence MSLFDWNSIPREAMTPLLTRQVIHTPLMTVSRLDMKAGAAVPVHSHHNEQITTVQSGCLRFLLKDGPIVVSAGQVLTLAPHETHGVEVLEDSVAIDLFTPRREDWISGDDAYLRGGKG encoded by the coding sequence GTGAGCCTATTCGATTGGAACAGCATCCCGCGCGAGGCAATGACTCCGCTGCTGACGCGCCAGGTGATCCATACGCCGCTGATGACGGTGTCCCGGCTGGACATGAAGGCAGGCGCCGCCGTTCCTGTTCATTCGCATCACAATGAGCAGATAACGACGGTCCAGAGCGGGTGCTTGCGGTTCCTATTGAAGGATGGGCCTATCGTGGTGTCGGCAGGCCAGGTTCTGACGCTCGCTCCGCACGAGACGCATGGCGTGGAAGTGCTGGAGGACAGCGTCGCGATCGACCTGTTCACTCCGCGCCGCGAGGATTGGATCTCCGGCGACGACGCCTACCTGCGGGGCGGCAAGGGCTAA
- a CDS encoding cytochrome c3 family protein: MENHLRKITVLLYLFGAVAVLAAAPKRPFSHKYHLTQVASCENCHTTATTSTKAEDNNLPDKSACATCHDEVEISEPRPIGVQKFNHAKHVPMGSIAPVVAAAVKNGTYVGSHPPAAAELAAAKDACTGCHRGIAESENVPHDKIVKAHYPQMSDCLVCHNKINPPDSCEKCHVASVPNFRPTTHTAEFGDKHSSKEMAKTECASCHGRKFTCKGCH; this comes from the coding sequence GTGGAAAATCACCTACGCAAAATAACTGTTCTGCTGTACCTGTTCGGAGCGGTCGCCGTTCTGGCCGCCGCTCCGAAACGGCCTTTCTCACACAAGTACCACCTCACGCAGGTCGCGTCCTGCGAGAACTGCCATACCACCGCCACCACGTCGACCAAGGCGGAAGACAACAACCTGCCCGATAAGAGCGCCTGCGCCACCTGCCATGACGAAGTGGAGATCAGTGAGCCGCGCCCCATCGGCGTCCAGAAGTTCAATCACGCCAAGCACGTGCCGATGGGCTCCATTGCGCCAGTTGTAGCCGCGGCCGTGAAGAATGGGACCTACGTCGGATCCCATCCGCCGGCCGCCGCCGAACTCGCGGCTGCCAAGGATGCCTGCACCGGTTGCCATCGCGGCATAGCCGAGAGTGAGAATGTCCCGCACGACAAGATCGTGAAGGCGCACTATCCGCAGATGTCCGATTGCCTCGTCTGCCACAACAAGATCAATCCGCCCGACTCGTGCGAAAAGTGCCACGTAGCCTCCGTGCCGAACTTCCGCCCCACGACGCATACGGCGGAATTTGGCGATAAGCACTCAAGCAAAGAGATGGCCAAAACGGAGTGTGCTTCCTGCCACGGACGAAAGTTCACCTGCAAGGGCTGCCACTAG
- a CDS encoding PQQ-dependent sugar dehydrogenase, whose translation MQFPALLMIAAALGTTAAAADPPKLPAPYQTPSASNGPKVVKQPDGVSLKVPAGFHVTEFASGFSKPRFLLSGPGGEILVSDSVAKGAVYALTDRNKDGKISDDEKKKLVGDLDRPYRLAIWKGYLYIAEATSIKRYKYDSAKQELAAGEEIIPLKGEGQGHWTRTLLFDKKGESLYMGIGSRSNITPGDPEYRAAILRYKPDGTQREVVAGGIRNPVGMDWNPTSGKLWTSVQERDGLGDDLVPDYFTSIQPGAYYGWPYAYIGPNEEPRNKGQRPDLVAKTVVPDVILSPAHVAVLDARFYTGKQFPKKYQGGAFLAFHGSSNRATRVGYSVVFIPFKNGKPSGPQEDFLSGFMSDPNSKEVWGRPVGVLPAKDGSLLVSEDGGNRLWKITYAK comes from the coding sequence ATGCAATTTCCTGCTCTTTTGATGATCGCGGCGGCACTGGGAACCACCGCGGCCGCCGCCGACCCACCCAAACTGCCCGCACCCTACCAGACTCCTTCCGCCAGCAATGGCCCCAAGGTTGTAAAACAGCCTGACGGGGTCTCCTTGAAGGTGCCCGCCGGGTTTCACGTCACCGAGTTTGCTTCCGGCTTCTCCAAGCCCCGCTTCCTGCTCTCCGGGCCGGGTGGTGAGATTCTCGTCTCCGACAGTGTCGCCAAAGGCGCCGTCTACGCCCTGACCGATCGCAACAAGGACGGCAAGATCAGCGACGACGAGAAGAAGAAGCTGGTCGGTGACCTCGACCGCCCTTACCGTCTCGCCATCTGGAAGGGTTACCTTTACATCGCCGAAGCGACTTCGATCAAGCGCTACAAGTACGATTCCGCCAAACAGGAACTGGCGGCTGGCGAGGAGATCATTCCCTTGAAGGGCGAAGGCCAGGGCCACTGGACCCGCACCCTGTTGTTCGACAAGAAGGGCGAGTCGCTCTATATGGGCATCGGCTCGCGATCGAACATTACGCCAGGCGATCCGGAATACCGCGCGGCCATCCTACGCTACAAGCCCGATGGAACGCAGCGCGAAGTCGTAGCCGGCGGCATCCGCAACCCTGTGGGTATGGATTGGAACCCCACTTCCGGCAAGTTGTGGACATCCGTTCAGGAGCGCGACGGACTCGGCGACGATCTCGTCCCCGACTACTTCACGTCTATCCAGCCCGGCGCGTACTACGGGTGGCCCTACGCCTATATCGGGCCCAACGAGGAACCCCGGAACAAGGGACAGCGGCCCGATCTGGTGGCGAAAACCGTTGTGCCCGACGTCATTCTTAGCCCGGCGCACGTCGCAGTCCTGGACGCGCGTTTTTACACGGGTAAGCAATTCCCGAAGAAGTACCAGGGCGGTGCCTTCCTCGCGTTCCACGGTTCATCCAACCGCGCCACGCGGGTCGGTTACTCCGTCGTCTTCATACCTTTCAAGAACGGCAAACCGTCGGGACCGCAAGAGGACTTCCTCAGCGGCTTCATGTCCGACCCCAACTCCAAAGAGGTCTGGGGCCGTCCCGTCGGCGTGCTTCCGGCAAAGGATGGCAGCCTCCTGGTCTCCGAGGATGGAGGCAATAGGCTGTGGAAAATCACCTACGCAAAATAA
- a CDS encoding sugar phosphate nucleotidyltransferase gives MKGVILAGGKGTRLFPLTKITNKHLLPIYDSPMIYYPIQTLVNAGIRDILIVTGGNYAGDFLQLLGNGRQFGLNSLNYTYQEGESGIADALALAERFADGEQICVILGDNIIEMGIEEAVAAFRKQESGAKILLKEVHDPERFGVAEVRGGHVVNIQEKPKQPRSNYAVTGIYMYDASVFSKIKTLEPSARGELEITDVNNAYIREGTLTFSYLEGWWTDAGTFDSLLRAANLVSQSKHKSA, from the coding sequence ATGAAAGGCGTTATCCTGGCGGGAGGCAAGGGCACCCGTCTCTTCCCGCTGACCAAGATCACCAACAAACACCTGCTGCCCATCTACGACTCGCCAATGATCTACTATCCGATCCAGACATTGGTGAATGCAGGTATTCGCGACATCCTCATCGTGACAGGTGGGAATTACGCGGGCGATTTTCTTCAATTGCTGGGCAATGGCCGCCAATTTGGCCTCAATAGCCTGAACTACACCTATCAGGAGGGCGAGAGCGGCATTGCCGACGCGCTTGCCCTGGCGGAACGCTTCGCCGACGGCGAGCAGATCTGCGTCATCCTGGGCGACAACATCATCGAGATGGGTATCGAAGAGGCGGTGGCCGCGTTCCGGAAGCAGGAGTCCGGCGCGAAGATCCTCCTCAAAGAGGTTCATGATCCTGAGCGCTTCGGCGTTGCGGAAGTACGCGGTGGTCACGTCGTCAACATTCAAGAGAAGCCCAAGCAGCCCAGGTCAAACTATGCGGTTACGGGCATCTACATGTACGATGCCTCGGTCTTCAGCAAGATCAAAACCCTCGAGCCCTCAGCTCGCGGGGAACTCGAGATTACCGACGTCAACAATGCCTACATCCGCGAAGGCACATTGACCTTCTCCTACCTCGAGGGCTGGTGGACCGACGCCGGTACCTTCGACTCCCTGTTGCGCGCCGCCAATCTTGTATCGCAGAGCAAGCACAAAAGCGCATGA